The Arthrobacter sp. NicSoilC5 genome has a window encoding:
- a CDS encoding extracellular solute-binding protein — MIKKRWGLALFTAVVASLALSGCAPSTPESEGPVTLNYWDFLDPSQNNPRSKALKENVANFEAANPNIKINLSVVSLGDMLNRLPQAAAAGQAPDVFKMYTPVVPQMAAAGVYSPLPDAASKVTDWLRPTDALAGPDGKQVAVPYEYRTCALYYNQKILSQIGATVPTTYDQVVDVARKAAAAGFTGFGTGFSDSDNSAIIGTFFDCFMTQVDQELWNKDGQADFATSKGEDFGNFLTKLRDAKALGSNVVSDTYGTVADGMASGTVAMAVMGTERAVSYASQNPDLKWTALPKANTGDTTGTTIGWTLGIGNGSKHAEAAWKFIEYMTGPEAGAKMATGGEVPTRAGTYQQPFFSSPESKTVNDIAAYVKSNSKPRTYSSNWTSLARGLSQSGQKLILNGSSGSDFIRSAQDAANKK, encoded by the coding sequence ATGATCAAAAAGCGATGGGGCCTGGCGCTCTTCACAGCCGTCGTAGCCAGCCTTGCCCTCAGCGGCTGCGCCCCTTCAACTCCGGAGTCTGAGGGCCCGGTGACGCTTAACTACTGGGACTTCCTCGATCCCAGCCAGAACAACCCGCGCTCAAAGGCCCTAAAGGAAAACGTTGCCAATTTCGAGGCGGCAAACCCCAACATCAAGATCAATCTTTCCGTCGTGTCACTGGGCGATATGTTGAACAGGCTGCCTCAAGCCGCGGCAGCAGGCCAGGCCCCCGACGTCTTCAAGATGTACACTCCCGTCGTTCCTCAGATGGCCGCTGCCGGCGTTTACTCACCGCTTCCTGATGCTGCCTCCAAGGTGACTGACTGGCTGCGTCCAACCGACGCTCTTGCCGGTCCTGACGGCAAGCAGGTCGCCGTGCCCTATGAGTACCGGACCTGTGCGCTCTATTACAACCAAAAGATTCTTTCTCAAATCGGCGCGACCGTTCCTACCACCTACGACCAGGTAGTCGACGTTGCACGAAAAGCGGCCGCCGCTGGATTCACCGGTTTCGGAACGGGCTTCTCGGACAGTGACAATTCGGCCATCATCGGCACTTTCTTCGACTGCTTCATGACACAGGTTGACCAAGAGCTGTGGAACAAGGATGGGCAGGCAGATTTCGCGACATCAAAGGGAGAGGACTTTGGCAACTTCCTTACCAAGCTCAGGGACGCAAAGGCCCTCGGCAGCAATGTCGTTTCGGATACTTACGGCACCGTAGCTGACGGAATGGCAAGCGGCACGGTCGCGATGGCGGTCATGGGCACGGAACGAGCCGTCTCCTATGCCTCACAGAATCCGGACCTTAAGTGGACCGCATTGCCAAAAGCAAACACTGGCGACACGACAGGCACCACCATTGGATGGACCTTGGGCATAGGCAACGGCAGCAAACACGCCGAGGCGGCCTGGAAGTTCATCGAGTACATGACGGGGCCGGAAGCCGGCGCAAAAATGGCCACCGGAGGCGAGGTACCCACGCGTGCCGGCACCTACCAGCAGCCGTTCTTCTCCTCGCCCGAGTCCAAAACGGTGAATGACATCGCCGCTTACGTCAAGAGCAATAGCAAGCCACGCACATACTCCAGCAACTGGACTTCCCTCGCCAGAGGGCTTTCCCAGAGCGGGCAGAAACTGATCCTCAACGGCTCGTCGGGGAGCGATTTTATCCGTTCCGCGCAGGATGCTGCCAACAAGAAGTAG
- a CDS encoding GNAT family N-acetyltransferase, which produces MDFARVLADGVVLRPVQRSDAVALAAAFQANRVHLAPWEPVRSEEFYTALGQRAAIARRLEDLDSGTALPLVLVDDENVVGLLTLRSIVRGAFQNAHVGYWIDRRAQGAGLMTAAVGAAVGIARDDLGLHRLEAATLVHNTASQRVLEKNGFESYGTARAYLQIAGQWQDHRMFQRIL; this is translated from the coding sequence GTGGACTTCGCTCGCGTACTGGCCGACGGCGTTGTGCTGCGTCCGGTCCAACGTTCCGATGCAGTGGCTCTGGCAGCGGCATTCCAGGCGAACCGTGTTCATCTGGCCCCGTGGGAGCCGGTTCGGTCTGAGGAGTTTTACACTGCCCTGGGCCAGCGGGCCGCAATTGCCCGTCGGCTCGAGGACCTCGACTCCGGAACTGCGCTTCCGTTGGTGCTGGTAGATGATGAAAACGTTGTCGGCCTGCTGACTCTGCGTTCGATCGTGCGCGGCGCCTTCCAGAACGCCCACGTAGGGTACTGGATTGATAGGAGGGCTCAGGGTGCTGGGCTCATGACCGCAGCGGTCGGCGCCGCGGTTGGCATCGCCAGGGACGATTTGGGCCTGCATCGGCTAGAGGCCGCGACCCTTGTGCACAACACAGCTTCCCAGCGGGTTCTGGAAAAGAACGGCTTCGAATCCTACGGCACGGCCCGCGCCTATCTGCAGATCGCCGGCCAGTGGCAGGACCATCGGATGTTCCAGCGCATCCTCTGA
- a CDS encoding plasmid pRiA4b ORF-3 family protein yields the protein MENASAGMAEKPESMLEIRVELTDVEPKIWRQLEVHSSLTLDVVHRVLQTAFGWEDMHLHRFVAVDPFAPLGPVDGDIPETLQWLPRQDCAEPGDRPEEVLALAQLLALGGGGACYEYDFGDSWLHRLELVTQRPATDGTPPARVLDGARRGPLEDSGGFAGYEELLEALADPAHPDHAEHTEWVAEITGTDEPFDPAFLDIQAVNHALAAQVHTCN from the coding sequence ATGGAGAACGCTTCTGCCGGGATGGCTGAGAAGCCAGAGTCAATGCTGGAGATCCGTGTCGAGTTGACCGACGTCGAGCCAAAGATCTGGCGCCAGCTGGAGGTGCACAGCTCCTTGACTCTGGATGTGGTCCACCGGGTCCTACAAACCGCCTTTGGCTGGGAGGACATGCACCTGCACCGATTTGTAGCCGTTGACCCCTTCGCGCCGTTAGGGCCGGTGGATGGTGACATCCCGGAGACTCTGCAATGGCTTCCCAGGCAGGACTGCGCCGAACCGGGCGACAGGCCAGAGGAAGTCCTAGCCCTTGCCCAACTGCTGGCGCTTGGCGGTGGAGGGGCCTGTTATGAATACGACTTCGGCGACAGCTGGCTGCACCGGCTGGAGCTGGTGACACAGCGCCCCGCAACCGACGGCACTCCGCCGGCCCGGGTACTCGACGGTGCCCGACGAGGCCCGCTGGAAGACTCCGGAGGATTCGCAGGATACGAAGAACTCCTCGAGGCCCTGGCCGATCCGGCCCATCCAGACCACGCAGAGCACACCGAATGGGTCGCAGAGATCACCGGCACGGACGAGCCCTTTGACCCGGCGTTCCTGGACATCCAGGCCGTGAATCACGCGCTGGCTGCCCAGGTTCACACATGCAACTAG
- a CDS encoding DUF4192 domain-containing protein, producing the protein MVPYQNDAHHQQPQNKVDQEQETGIMEKLTIKTPPDVLSFIGHTLGFWPQESLVCITLNENSVGATLRIDLPRQPGQELSYARTVAHYLTSDTNATSLLFAVYTSEPCQPGKPKPHASTIAALTGVLAEQGITIRDGLFVGDQTFSPYDGEPGHELALPVSSTQTSAINAEFIYRGSNVQPTNQVTLPASTRALAKAAAVEHHMDTIRSLPTGVATQTARDLWAGMLDTASFPSDDDCHALVANLQFPAIRDWLIADIPGLEEPMTRILFAQTEGTPKWSRIEWAQQLLLHAYTRTSPEHAAPVLTTIGYINWWEGRGSKAHQFLQLALETDPAYRLARLSDQMIGSGLVAGWNMNKNTAYKALPFD; encoded by the coding sequence ATGGTCCCCTACCAGAACGACGCCCACCACCAACAACCGCAGAACAAGGTCGACCAGGAACAGGAAACAGGGATCATGGAAAAGCTCACCATCAAGACACCCCCGGATGTCCTCAGCTTCATCGGCCACACTCTCGGCTTCTGGCCACAGGAAAGCCTGGTCTGCATCACGCTGAATGAGAACAGCGTTGGCGCCACGTTGCGGATCGACCTCCCCCGCCAACCCGGGCAGGAACTCTCCTACGCCCGGACTGTCGCGCACTACCTCACGTCCGACACCAACGCCACGTCCCTACTGTTCGCCGTCTACACCAGCGAACCCTGCCAGCCCGGAAAACCCAAACCCCACGCCAGCACCATCGCCGCGCTCACCGGCGTCCTCGCCGAACAAGGCATCACCATCCGCGACGGCCTCTTCGTCGGCGACCAGACCTTCTCCCCCTACGACGGCGAACCCGGCCACGAACTCGCCCTGCCCGTCAGCTCCACGCAGACCAGCGCAATCAACGCAGAATTCATCTACCGTGGCAGCAACGTCCAACCCACCAACCAGGTCACCCTCCCAGCCTCCACCCGGGCACTTGCTAAAGCGGCCGCAGTCGAACACCACATGGACACCATCCGGTCCCTCCCAACCGGCGTCGCCACACAGACAGCCCGGGACCTGTGGGCTGGGATGCTCGATACAGCGTCTTTTCCGAGCGACGACGATTGCCACGCCCTGGTGGCCAACCTTCAGTTCCCTGCCATCCGCGACTGGCTTATCGCCGACATCCCAGGCCTCGAGGAGCCCATGACACGGATCCTCTTCGCACAAACCGAGGGCACGCCGAAGTGGTCGCGCATCGAGTGGGCGCAACAGCTCCTCCTGCACGCATACACCCGCACCAGCCCTGAACATGCCGCCCCGGTCCTCACGACCATCGGCTACATCAACTGGTGGGAAGGCAGAGGAAGCAAGGCCCACCAATTCCTCCAACTCGCCCTCGAAACCGACCCCGCCTACCGCCTCGCCCGCCTCAGCGACCAAATGATTGGCTCCGGCCTCGTCGCCGGCTGGAACATGAACAAAAACACCGCCTACAAAGCACTGCCCTTCGATTAG
- a CDS encoding helix-turn-helix domain-containing protein encodes MPTQKERILDLLEERGQQGVLNIELNEICFRYGGRLHELRQEGYRIRTTQVKGPVFRFTLLDPGEPQYQDFLEAAA; translated from the coding sequence ATGCCTACCCAGAAGGAACGCATCCTTGATCTGCTGGAAGAGCGCGGTCAGCAAGGTGTCCTGAATATCGAGCTAAACGAAATCTGCTTCCGCTACGGTGGCCGGCTTCATGAGCTCCGCCAAGAGGGCTATCGCATTCGTACAACACAGGTGAAAGGCCCGGTCTTCCGGTTCACTCTGCTAGACCCAGGCGAACCGCAGTACCAGGACTTCCTAGAGGCCGCTGCATGA
- a CDS encoding IS3 family transposase (programmed frameshift), with translation MPTPYGAEFRQDVIDVARKGEAPLAQIAKDFGLSITTLKRWIAISERKDSGAGPAAAESAEMRELKKRNRLLEQENEILRRAAAYLARDINPKMTYPLVTDLAAGGVPVAVTCRVLKFSKQGYYRWKASPVTERDWVDAHLVNAALDIHADDPAFGYRFIADELPEKGIKAGENRVQRLCRDHGIWSVFSKKRGLNRKPGPPVHDDLVERDFTAVAPNELWLTDITEHPTTEGKLYLCAVKDVYSGRIVGYSMDSRMKSSLAVAALENAVRARRPAGTVVHSDRGSQFRSRRFVETLRHHGLTGSMGRVGACADNAAMESFFSLLQKNVLDRQRWLTRRDLRLSITTWIERTYHRRRRQRRLGKLTPIEYETINRTELIAA, from the exons ATGCCCACGCCTTATGGGGCGGAGTTCCGCCAGGATGTTATTGATGTGGCCCGCAAGGGTGAGGCGCCTCTGGCGCAGATTGCGAAGGATTTCGGGCTTTCGATCACCACGCTGAAGCGATGGATTGCCATCTCTGAGCGTAAAGATTCCGGGGCTGGCCCGGCGGCCGCTGAGTCGGCTGAGATGCGGGAGCTGAAGAAACGCAACCGCCTGTTGGAGCAGGAGAACGAGATTCTCCGCCGGGCGGCTGCCTATCTGGCCAGGGACATCAACCCAA AAATGACGTACCCGCTGGTCACGGATCTTGCCGCCGGCGGTGTTCCCGTGGCGGTGACCTGCAGGGTGTTGAAGTTCAGCAAGCAAGGCTATTACCGGTGGAAGGCCAGTCCGGTGACGGAACGGGACTGGGTCGACGCGCACCTGGTCAACGCCGCCTTGGACATCCACGCCGACGATCCCGCATTCGGGTACCGTTTCATCGCCGACGAGCTCCCGGAGAAGGGCATTAAGGCGGGTGAGAACAGGGTCCAGCGGCTGTGCAGGGACCACGGCATCTGGTCGGTGTTCTCCAAGAAGCGGGGCCTGAACCGGAAGCCCGGGCCGCCGGTTCATGACGACCTGGTGGAGCGGGACTTCACCGCCGTGGCTCCGAATGAGCTGTGGCTGACGGACATCACCGAACACCCAACCACCGAGGGGAAGCTCTATCTCTGCGCGGTGAAAGACGTCTATTCCGGAAGGATCGTGGGCTACTCGATGGACTCGCGAATGAAGTCCTCGTTGGCGGTGGCAGCGCTGGAGAACGCCGTACGGGCACGCCGCCCGGCGGGGACAGTGGTGCACTCCGATCGCGGGTCCCAGTTCCGGTCCCGCCGCTTCGTCGAAACGCTCCGCCACCACGGCCTCACGGGGTCGATGGGCAGGGTCGGTGCGTGTGCGGATAACGCCGCTATGGAATCGTTCTTCTCGCTGCTGCAGAAGAACGTTTTGGACCGTCAGCGGTGGCTCACCAGGCGGGACCTCCGGCTGTCCATCACAACGTGGATCGAGCGGACTTACCACCGCCGGCGACGGCAAAGACGGCTGGGAAAGCTCACGCCCATCGAATATGAAACAATCAACCGGACCGAGCTCATAGCGGCCTAA
- a CDS encoding ERF family protein, producing the protein MNNHSEQLNDLAKALVAAQGEFPTVAKDSNNPFFKSKYAALPEVMKAAGPVLTKHGLAVSQFVTHEGSESQLQTYLLHESGQFITHAMPLLLTKQDAQGQGSAITYARRYSYMAVLGLVADEDDDGNAASRLQTKPPLVIMPAPAHMSEKPVVTDNPAATITADQAKELMQIAKMKGHTDRANAVAFLNEATGLSDFTDMPADEFDLYKKRVTTAGWGKADN; encoded by the coding sequence GTGAATAATCATTCGGAGCAGCTCAACGATCTAGCCAAGGCCCTAGTAGCGGCGCAGGGCGAGTTTCCTACCGTCGCCAAAGACAGCAATAACCCGTTCTTTAAGTCCAAGTACGCTGCCCTGCCTGAAGTTATGAAAGCCGCTGGCCCCGTTCTGACCAAGCACGGTTTAGCCGTCAGCCAGTTCGTGACACACGAGGGAAGCGAGAGCCAGCTTCAGACTTACCTGCTTCACGAGAGCGGGCAGTTCATCACCCACGCCATGCCCCTGCTCCTGACCAAGCAGGACGCCCAGGGCCAGGGGAGCGCCATCACCTACGCCCGCCGCTACAGCTATATGGCTGTCTTGGGACTGGTAGCCGATGAGGACGACGACGGCAACGCTGCCAGCCGCCTACAGACAAAGCCGCCGCTCGTCATCATGCCCGCTCCAGCTCATATGTCCGAAAAGCCAGTAGTAACAGATAATCCTGCCGCCACAATCACCGCCGACCAGGCTAAAGAGCTGATGCAGATAGCCAAGATGAAAGGCCACACCGACCGGGCTAATGCTGTCGCCTTCCTGAATGAAGCCACCGGCCTCTCAGACTTCACCGATATGCCTGCCGACGAGTTCGACCTGTACAAGAAGCGGGTGACGACTGCCGGCTGGGGCAAGGCTGATAACTAG
- a CDS encoding Lsr2 family protein, with protein sequence MKRTVTILEDDLDGSEGAETVSFALDGTEYEIDLNNDHASELRSALERFTNAGRKTSGGRGRPAGRKASTSKTDTHAVRMWALDNGFKVNARGRIQQDILEKYQAAH encoded by the coding sequence ATGAAACGCACTGTGACAATCCTCGAAGATGACCTCGACGGCTCAGAAGGCGCGGAGACGGTATCTTTTGCCCTTGATGGCACTGAATACGAAATCGATTTGAATAACGACCACGCGAGTGAACTTCGCTCAGCTCTGGAACGCTTTACCAATGCCGGTCGTAAAACATCCGGTGGTCGCGGTCGCCCGGCTGGTCGTAAGGCCAGCACGTCAAAGACGGATACTCACGCCGTCAGGATGTGGGCCTTGGACAACGGCTTCAAGGTGAACGCCCGCGGCCGTATCCAGCAGGACATCTTGGAAAAGTACCAGGCCGCCCACTAA